From the Diospyros lotus cultivar Yz01 chromosome 13, ASM1463336v1, whole genome shotgun sequence genome, one window contains:
- the LOC127788118 gene encoding uncharacterized protein LOC127788118 — MAGEDIPRGISMEQAQIMNLQQRQEEIMEQLARLTQAFERIGVQQQPQASRRAVHNDEGEENATGNDDSEVEQPWQRRQQRDSGNNIKMRIPPFKGTSSPEEYLEWVQRVEKVFEYQEYSEVRKCQLAALEFTDYANLWWENLKAQRRRDGEEDVRSWGVMKRLMKKRFVPEYYKQELYIRLQSLRQGGMSVEDYVKEFEMLMMRCELQELQEQTIARFIGGLNREIANIVELQPFVFLEDIIKLAIKVERQLKRNPTKHMVSRQTGSKITNSLSTSTRGSFADWGTNQKEKGDSSKPPARMGKEKEKVGNPNPPQRSRDIKCFKCLGHGHITSECPNKRVMVLRGTQEEVESEDEAALEEEDECMDEESLHADDGELLMIRRSLNLQAKLDDEQRENIFHTRCTINEKLCGVIIDGGSCANVASTTMVEKLNLATTRHPHPYKLQWLNNNGEIRVTKQVVVPFSIGKTYKEELLCDVIPMNATHLLLGRPWQYDRRVIHDGFKNTYSFVKDGKSISLVPLSPQQVQQDQLLMERGKKESLLVGKKEVERALSIHNLVLVLIVKEATSDKEPPYQIDQHIEPTQKKPRSCIGK; from the exons ATGGCTGGAGAAGACATCCCAAGAGGCATTTCTATGGAGCAAGCTCAAATTATGAATCTCCAACAAAGGCAAGAAGAGATAATGGAGCAGCTTGCACGTTTAACTCAAGCATTTGAAAGGATTGGAGTTCAGCAGCAACCTCAAGCATCAAGGAGGGCTGTTCATAATGATGAAGGTGAAGAAAATGCAACTGGAAACGATGATAGTGAAGTTGAACAACCATGGCAAAGGAGGCAGCAAAGAGATTCGGGAAACAacatcaaaatgaggattccACCATTTAAAGGGACTAGCTCACCAGAAGAATACTTGGAGTGGGTGCAACGAGTGGAAAAGGTCTTCGAATATCAAGAATATTCTGAGGTACGAAAATGCCAACTTGCAGCTCTTGAGTTTACAGATTATGCTAATCTATGGTGGGAAAATTTAAAAGCACAACGTAGAAGGGATGGAGAAGAGGATGTTAGAAGTTGGGGGGTTATGAAACGTCTAATGAAGAAACGATTTGTTCCAGAATACTATAAGCAAGAGTTGTATATCCGCTTGCAAAGTCTTAGGCAAGGTGGCATGAGTGTTGAGGATTATgttaaagaatttgaaatgttaATGATGAGATGTGAATTACAAGAACTTCAAGAGCAGACCATTGCTAGGTTCATAGGGGGATTAAATAGAGAGATTGCCAACATTGTGGAATTACAACCTTTTGTGTTCTTGGAGGATATCATCAAACTTGCCATTAAAGTGGAAAGGCAGCTAAAGCGCAATCCAACTAAGCATATGGTGTCTCGGCAAACTGGTAGCAAAATAACCAACTCTCTTTCTACGTCAACAAGAGGCTCATTTGCAGATTGGGGTACAAATCAAAAGGAGAAGGGGGACTCTAGCAAACCACCAGCAAGAATGGgcaaagaaaaggagaaagtgGGTAACCCTAATCCTCCACAAAGGAGCAGGGATATCAAATGTTTTAAATGCCTTGGCCATGGTCATATTACTTCTGAATGTCCAAACAAAAGAGTAATGGTTCTTCGGGGAACACAAGAAGAGGTAGAAAGTGAAGATGAGGCAGcactagaagaagaagatgaatgtaTGGATGAAGAAAGTTTACATGCTGATGATGGGGAATTACTTATGATTCGGCGATCCTTGAATTTACAAGCAAAATTAGATGATGAGCAGCGTGAGAACATCTTCCATACTAGATGCACCATCAATGAGAAGTTGTGTGGAGTAATTATAGATGGAGGAAGCTGTGCTAATGTCGCTTCTACTACTATGgtggagaaattaaatttggCAACAACAAGGCATCCCCACCCATACAAGCTGCAATGGTTGAATAATAATGGAGAAATAAGGGTTACAAAACAGGTTGTTGTGCCATTTTCAATTGGAAAGACCTACAAGGAAGAATTGTTATGTGATGTGATTCCAATGAATGCTACTCACTTGCTTTTGGGAAGGCCGTGGCAGTATGATAGAAGGGTTATTCATGATggattcaaaaatacatactcTTTTGTCAAGGATGGGAAAAGCATAAGTTTGGTCCCTCTTAGTCCTCAACAAGTGCAGCAAGATCAGCTCTTAATGGAgaggggaaagaaagaaagtttgCTTGTAGGTAAGAAAGAAGTAGAACGAGCCTTGTCCATTCACAACTTGGTTCTAGTGCTAATTGTAAAGGAAGCAACATCAGACAAG GAGCCACCTTACCAAATAGACCAGCATATAGAACCAACCCAGAAGAAGCCAAGGAGTTGCATCGGCAAGTAA